Below is a window of Pseudomonadota bacterium DNA.
AACACCATAAAGGAGAAACCATCATGAAGAACGTTGCGAGCATCAGAGACAGTGTAGCAAAGGCCTATGCCAAAGCGATCGGCAAAGCAGCCCCCTCATGCTGCGGCATATCAGCCTGCTGCGGCACAAAGCCCCGGCAGGGAGAACCGCATGCCACCATGGCCGGATATGGTCAAGCGGAGGTTCACTCACACCCGGAAGCCGCCGCCACGTCATTCGGGTGCGGCAACCCCCTTGCCTTCAGCGGGGTGAAAAAAGGCGACACGGTCCTCGACCTTGGCAGCGGCGCGGGCTTTGATCTGCTGATCGCCGGAGAAAAAGTCGGGCCGAAGGGACGGGTGATCGGTATTGATATGACGGATGAAATGATTGCGAGAGCCAGGAAAAACATCACCAAAGCAGGAGCGAGGAATATTGAAATCCGCAAAGGCATCATCGAGGAGATGCCGGTTGCCGCCAACTCGGTTGACTGGGTGATCTCGAACTGCGTGATCAATCTCTCCCCCGAAAAAGATAAGGTCTTCACCGAGATTCACCGGGTATTAAAACCGGGCGGCCGGATGCTGGTCTCAGACATTGTCGTCTCGGAACTGCCACCGAAATTACGGGAGTTGGAATCCCTTTACAATTCCTGCGTGGCAGGCGCGATCAGCGAGGAGGAGTACATCAGCGGTCTGGCCAG
It encodes the following:
- the arsM gene encoding arsenite methyltransferase — encoded protein: MKNVASIRDSVAKAYAKAIGKAAPSCCGISACCGTKPRQGEPHATMAGYGQAEVHSHPEAAATSFGCGNPLAFSGVKKGDTVLDLGSGAGFDLLIAGEKVGPKGRVIGIDMTDEMIARARKNITKAGARNIEIRKGIIEEMPVAANSVDWVISNCVINLSPEKDKVFTEIHRVLKPGGRMLVSDIVVSELPPKLRELESLYNSCVAGAISEEEYISGLARAGLVDIKVTERMVYEADQIRPIFAADQAPLSELSAALSPAEAETLINQSAGKVWSAKFSAGKPA